The Corticium candelabrum chromosome 18, ooCorCand1.1, whole genome shotgun sequence genome includes a region encoding these proteins:
- the LOC134193867 gene encoding ras-related protein Rap-2a-like, with protein MKDVRRKDTRKAIRYPTRRRYSDPIDQSSCRVAVVGAAGVGKSALTVQFICGRFLSEYDPTLEDTYTKDVPVNGREIKVHVLDTAGNDGDESLSLAQERQLRSNDAFIIVYSETDRQSFEAARHIHSNIVRCCTDRGIQNVPIALVGNKTDLPQCRQVNATEGEELAQDLGHRCRFFRTSAAQSHVEIDAAVQYLVKERIDAYLCPKKRPDKKHACPTRLKRSISLQEFGLKRIQKSIFRFIPGLS; from the exons ATGAAGGACGTACGGAGGAAAGACACCAGGAAGGCGATTCGTTACCCAACCCGTCGTCGATACAGCGATCCCATCGATCAGTCTAGTTGCAGAGTGGCAGTCGTTGGTGCCGCTGGCGTTGGCAAATCAG CTCTAACTGTTCAGTTCATTTGCGGCCGTTTCTTGAGCGAATACGACCCTACCCTTG AGGACACGTACACGAAAGATGTACCTGTGAACGGGAGGGAAATAAAAGTCCATGTGCTTGACACTGCTGGAAACGATGGG GACGAGAGCCTTTCGCTTGCTCAAGAGCGTCAGCTGAGATCAAATGACGCTTTTATTATCGTGTATTCGGAAACGGATCGGCAGAGCTTTGAGGCGGCGAGGCACATCCATTCCAATATTGTCCGCTGTTGCACTGACAGAGGCATTCAGAACGTTCCCATCGCTTTGGTTGGAAACAAAACGGATCTTCCTCAGTGTAGACAAGTCAATGCCACGGAAGGAGAGGAATTGGCACAAGATCTCGGACATCGGTGTCGGTTTTTCCGGACTTCCGCTGCTCAGAGTCATGTAGAGATTGACGCGGCTGTACAGTATTTGGTGAAAGAAAGGATTGACGCATACTTGTGCCCCAAGAAGAGACCGGATAAAAAGCATGCTTGCCCGACGCGTTTGAAGAGAAGCATCAGTTTGCAGGAATTTGGACTAAAACGTATACAGAAGAGTATCTTCCGATTCATTCCCGGACTCTCATAG
- the LOC134193972 gene encoding dynein regulatory complex subunit 5-like produces the protein MATNRIGRPQKQAKDEDEEKAFQRNEFATKNPAADPRRMRRIIAEDPEWSLATVPDLLDICIMHIVGNFQDNPLLDELKPKHKKKVLEMLSTKLPLKVTAPLIEDEGFWQRSCKSRWEVCDVSNHGNSWKRMFFERNLQGLIENFVPEATDPKELNETLMVSSKFIKCLRIQQLLLPINDGTSNEDDASDTTSEVGGGGPSCNHIDFGIVFRVLPKLEEIHITYGVKNCGMNFDWSLFKFTEQDCSLLAKAVKSCRSLTVFHLHRSNVTDEKSRTLISHFLEHPCLETLDLSHNKIGDGGARALGKLLVSKCRLKSLNVANNQIGSHGGGAIGHALQKNSKLLSLNLRLNRLSDEGGFGILKALLKNATLTTLHLGSNELGELSAQAMNEVALQNSTLTSIDLTSNPFGDTGGRLLHEGLEENTTIVNMDLRQTNVGEENEYCISQILKRNQNKAAGW, from the exons ATGGCAACTAATCGCATCGGTAGACCTCAGAAGCAGGCTAAAGATGAGGACGAGGAGAAA GCTTTTCAGCGAAATGAGTTTGCAACTAAGAATCCTGCAGCAGATCCTCGCAGAATGAGACGGATCATTGCAGAAGATCCTGAATG GAGTCTTGCTACTGTACCAGATTTACTTGATATTTGTATCATGCATATCGTTGGGAACTTTCAAG ACAATCCATTGCTGGATGAACTGAAACCGAAACACAAAAAGAAAGTTCTTGAAATGCTTTCTACAAAATTGCCATTAAA AGTGACGGCGCCACTGATTGAAGACGAGGGCTTTTGGCAGCGGAGCTGTAAATCACGATGGGAAGTTTGTGATGTCAGCAATCATGGAAACTCATGGAAGAGAATGTTCTTTGAGCGAAATCTTCAGG GACTTATTGAGAACTTTGTTCCAGAGGCGACGGATCCCAAAGAG TTGAATGAGACACTTATGGTGTCATCGAAATTTATCAAGTGTTTAAGAATTCAACAATTATTGTTACCCATTAATGATGGGACTAGCAATGAAGATGATGCTTCTGATAC AACTAGCGAAGTTGGAGGTGGTGGACCAAGCTGCAATCACATAGACTTTGGTATTGTGTTCAGAGTGTTGCCTAAGTTAGAGGAGATTCACATTACTTATGG TGTCAAAAACTGTGGAATGAACTTTGATTGGTCACTCTTCAAATTTACTGAACAAGACTGCTCACTTTTGGCAAAG GCTGTGAAGTCTTGTCGGAGTCTAACAGTGTTTCACTTGCATCGTAGTAACGTGACTGATGAGAAATCACGTACTCTTATCAGTCACTTTCTAGAGCATCCCTGTCTTGAAACACTCG ATTTGTCACATAATAAGATAGGTGACGGTGGAGCTCGTGCTTTGGGCAAGTTACTAGTCAGCAAGTGTCGTCTCAAAAGTTTGAATGTTGCCAATAATCAAATTGGTAGCCATGGAGGAGGAGCTATAGGACATGCATTACAGAAGAACTCTAAACTTTTGTCACTTAACCTTAGGCTCAATCGGCTTAGTGATGAAGGCGGTTTTGGAATCCTCAAAGCACTACTAAAGAATGCAACTTTGACGACACTCCATCTAGGCAGCAATGAATTGGGAGAGTTGAGTGCACAGGCAATGAATGAG GTTGCTCTTCAGAATTCAACACTTACATCTATTGATTTGACCAGCAACCCATTTGGAGAT ACTGGAGGTCGACTATTGCACGAAGGTTTGGAAGAGAACACAACAATTGTCAATATGGATTTGAGACAAACGAACGTGGGGGAGGAGAATGAGTACTGCATTTCACAGATACTAAAACGTAACCAAAACAAAGCTGCTGGCTGGTAA